Proteins encoded together in one Lathyrus oleraceus cultivar Zhongwan6 chromosome 5, CAAS_Psat_ZW6_1.0, whole genome shotgun sequence window:
- the LOC127079160 gene encoding uncharacterized mitochondrial protein AtMg00810-like: MNDGVIILCLYVDDLLITGSHDKSVSRFKSELMREFEMTDLGVMNYFLGIEFHKSKVGLLMHQRRYALDILKKCDMEHCNASITPCEARVQLSKSDEEDDVDPTLYRSLIGSLRYLCNTRLDLAFSVSIASRFIERPKVSHLAEVKRILRYVKGTLGCGVLFPASDTGHKCNLLGYTDSNWCGDKDDR, encoded by the coding sequence ATGAATGATGGTGTTATTATACTTTGCTTGTATGTTGATGATCTCTTGATTACGGGCAGCCATGACAAGAGTGTTTCAAGGTTCAAAAGTGAGCTCATGAGAGAGTTTGAGATGACGGACCTTGGTGTCATGAATTACTTCCTTGGCATAGAGTTTCACAAGTCAAAAGTGGGGTTGCTTATGCACCAAAGGAGGTATGCTCTAGATATTTTGAAAAAGTGTGATATGGAGCATTGTAATGCTTCTATTACACCTTGTGAGGCTAGAGTGCAGCTGTCCAAAAgtgatgaggaagatgatgtcgatccaacgCTTTACCGGAGCTTGATTGGATCATTACGGTATTTGTGCAATACGCGACTGGATTTGGCTTTTAGTGTCAGTATTGCGAGTAGATTCATAGAGAGACCGAAGGTGTCTCACTTGGCCGAGGTCAAGAGGATCCTTAGATATGTGAAAGGTACTCTTGGTTGCGGAGTTCTCTTTCCCGCATCGGACACGGGGCATAAGTGCAATTTACTTGGCTACACCGATTCTAATTGGTGCGGAGATAAAGATGACCGATAA
- the LOC127079162 gene encoding serpin-ZX translates to MNLLSESITNLTEVSLSIAKHLFSKQEYKEKNIVFSPLSLQIVLSIIAVGSEGSTQHQLLEFLRSDSTDQLKTLCSQLVSCVLADNTHPSGFLFGPLVSFVNGVWVQRSLSLQPCFKESVATDFKAAIASVDFLTKASKVTKEVNLWVEKKTKGLIKNLLPPGSVDRFTNLIFANALYFKGAWMTEFDISETKDYNFYLLSGSSVKVPFMTSKQKQFINAFDGFKVLQLFYKGRHSFSIYFYLPDAKDGLSALIEKVASEPEFLERTRPREKVPVGDFKIPRFNISFGLEASSMLKDLGVVLPFSEVGGGLTKMVEDSLISEELYVSCICHKSFIEVNEKGTEATAATLAVLSGGGCEPIKPPPPPIDFVADHPFMFLIREDRSGTILFIGQVLNPKV, encoded by the exons ATGAATCTCCTCTCCGAATCAATCACCAACCTAACAGAGGTTTCATTGTCCATCGCCAAACATTTGTTCTCCAAACAAGAATATAAAGAAAAGAATATCGTGTTTTCGCCATTGTCACTCCAAATCGTACTCAGCATCATCGCTGTTGGCTCTGAGGGTTCCACACAACACCAGCTTCTTGAATTCCTCCGATCTGACTCTACCGACCAACTCAAAACGTTATGCTCTCAACTCGTTTCCTGTGTGCTCGCCGATAACACTCACCCCAGTGGATTTCTGTTTGGACCTCTGGTGTCTTTCGTCAATGGTGTGTGGGTTCAACGATCGTTATCTCTTCAACCTTGCTTCAAAGAAAGTGTGGCCACTGATTTCAAAGCCGCTATTGCCTCAGTTGATTTCTTAACCAAG GCTTCTAAGGTCACAAAAGAAGTGAATTTATGGGTTGAAAAAAAGACAAAAGGTCTTATAAAGAATCTACTTCCCCCTGGTTCAGTTGATAGATTTACCAACCTTATCTTTGCAAATGCACTATACTTCAAAGGAGCATGGATGACAGAGTTTGATATATCAGAAACAAAAGACTATAATTTTTACCTTCTCAGTGGCAGCTCAGTCAAAGTTCCTTTCATGACGAGTAAACAGAAACAATTTATTAATGCTTTTGATGGTTTTAAAGTCCTTCAACTTTTTTATAAGGGTAGGCATAGTTTCTCTATTTACTTTTATCTCCCTGATGCAAAAGATGGATTGTCAGCTTTGATTGAAAAGGTAGCTTCTGAACCTGAATTTTTAGAACGTACGCGTCCTAGAGAAAAGGTTCCAGTAGGTGACTTTAAAATTCCAAGATTCAATATTTCTTTTGGGCTTGAAGCTTCTAGCATGTTGAAGGATCTAGGAGTTGTTTTACCTTTCTCTGAAGTAGGTGGAGGTTTGACAAAAATGGTGGAGGACTCTCTTATAAGCGAAGAACTTTATGTTTCATGCATATGCCACAAGTCTTTTATTGAAGTAAATGAAAAAGGAACTGAAGCTACTGCTGCGACCCTTGCTGTACTTTCGGGTGGAGGTTGTGAGCCCATCAAACCACCGCCTCCTCCGATAGACTTTGTAGCTGACCATCCTTTCATGTTTTTGATTAGAGAAGATCGGTCTGGAACAATTCTCTTTATTGGACAAGTGCTCAATCCCAAGGTTTAG